From the Flavobacterium lindanitolerans genome, one window contains:
- a CDS encoding LytR/AlgR family response regulator transcription factor: MIRAVVIDDIERIRKENIAIIKSNCPNISIIGQADSVESGVKLIKLTSPDLVFLDVEMSDGTGFDLLQKLKPIQFKVIFITGYEDFAIRAFRFSAIDYLLKPLDATELVDAVKKAQESFNKEIFDTKLNNLFSNIERPKNLQKLILKTADKIYSVNIQDIVSCEADKNYTTFNFINAPKLIVSTNLKEYETMLVPYNFFRTHKSHLVNMAYFDHFIKSDGGNTIVMQNKLTIPLSVRKKEEFLLLLENM; encoded by the coding sequence ATGATACGAGCTGTCGTTATTGATGATATTGAGCGCATTAGAAAAGAAAATATTGCGATTATAAAATCAAATTGTCCGAATATCTCAATAATCGGACAGGCAGATTCAGTAGAGTCGGGTGTGAAATTAATAAAACTCACTTCACCTGATCTTGTTTTTCTTGATGTTGAGATGAGCGACGGAACGGGTTTTGATCTGCTCCAGAAACTAAAACCAATTCAATTTAAGGTTATTTTTATTACAGGCTATGAGGATTTTGCAATCCGTGCTTTCCGTTTTTCTGCTATTGACTACCTGCTGAAGCCGCTTGATGCCACAGAGCTGGTCGATGCGGTAAAAAAAGCGCAGGAATCGTTCAATAAAGAGATTTTCGATACAAAACTCAATAATCTGTTTTCCAATATCGAACGCCCAAAGAATCTTCAAAAACTGATACTCAAAACTGCCGATAAAATCTATTCGGTCAATATTCAGGATATTGTAAGCTGCGAAGCCGATAAAAACTACACTACCTTTAATTTTATTAATGCTCCAAAACTTATTGTTTCTACGAATCTCAAAGAATATGAAACAATGTTGGTGCCTTATAATTTTTTCCGTACTCACAAGTCACACCTGGTCAATATGGCCTATTTCGACCATTTTATAAAGTCGGATGGCGGGAACACAATCGTAATGCAAAACAAGCTTACGATACCTCTATCAGTACGTAAAAAAGAAGAATTTCTTTTGCTGCTCGAGAATATGTAA
- a CDS encoding 5-fold beta-flower protein has protein sequence MNKTALLLIMALVSFTITKAQTIESGSRSTIGYIKSDGTIENSSRSTVGYIRSDGTIENSSRSTIGYIKSDGTIENSSRSTVGYVKSDGTVENSSRSTLGYIKDDGTVENASRSTIGYAKGIKKEWVAVVYFFFKM, from the coding sequence ATGAATAAAACAGCACTCCTCCTTATTATGGCTTTAGTAAGCTTTACAATTACCAAAGCACAAACTATCGAATCCGGTAGCCGAAGCACCATTGGTTACATTAAAAGTGATGGAACTATTGAAAACAGCAGCCGCTCAACGGTTGGTTATATCAGAAGCGATGGCACTATTGAAAACAGTAGCCGGAGCACCATTGGTTACATTAAAAGTGATGGAACTATTGAAAACAGCAGCCGCTCAACAGTTGGCTATGTAAAGAGTGATGGAACTGTAGAAAACAGCAGCCGCTCCACTCTGGGCTATATCAAAGATGACGGAACGGTTGAGAATGCCAGCCGCAGTACTATTGGTTATGCCAAAGGAATAAAGAAAGAATGGGTGGCGGTTGTATATTTCTTTTTTAAGATGTAA
- a CDS encoding DUF4261 domain-containing protein, whose protein sequence is MGFFTKKEKKEETAKSNLLLAMPMFNNGERFDIDKVIAYLQSDWGIDVTDIDKSTEAASFYVQGETVVLATVAAQIPMGDIQGAAQYAYNWPTAVKDLENHNVHGLVTILSSNTTAKERFGILTKVLTAILATSNCIGVYQGTQSLLIPKAQYLDSAEALKSNQIPLDLWIYIGIRRGEQTNSAYSYGLTAFDKLEMEFVNAPLGLRELHTFLSQICAYVINSNVTFKSGETLGYTAEQKIKITQSKGKFVEGESFKLEL, encoded by the coding sequence ATGGGATTTTTTACAAAAAAAGAAAAAAAGGAAGAAACTGCTAAAAGCAACCTGTTACTGGCAATGCCAATGTTTAACAATGGAGAAAGATTTGATATCGACAAAGTAATAGCCTACCTCCAATCTGATTGGGGAATTGACGTAACGGATATCGATAAATCTACAGAAGCAGCGAGTTTTTATGTTCAGGGAGAAACAGTCGTTTTGGCAACAGTAGCAGCGCAAATTCCAATGGGCGACATTCAAGGAGCTGCACAGTATGCCTATAACTGGCCAACTGCGGTAAAAGATTTGGAGAATCACAATGTACACGGACTGGTAACTATATTATCAAGTAACACTACCGCTAAAGAACGCTTTGGAATTTTGACAAAAGTACTAACGGCCATTCTTGCAACAAGCAATTGTATTGGAGTATACCAGGGCACTCAATCCTTGCTTATCCCAAAAGCACAATATCTTGATAGTGCAGAGGCATTAAAATCAAATCAAATTCCTCTCGACCTGTGGATTTACATCGGTATTCGCAGAGGAGAACAGACGAATAGTGCCTATTCTTACGGATTGACCGCTTTTGATAAACTGGAAATGGAGTTTGTAAATGCTCCTCTTGGTTTAAGAGAATTACACACCTTTTTAAGTCAGATTTGTGCTTATGTTATCAACAGCAATGTTACCTTTAAAAGTGGTGAAACATTAGGCTATACGGCTGAGCAGAAAATCAAAATAACACAATCAAAAGGAAAATTTGTAGAAGGAGAATCTTTCAAACTGGAATTGTAA